In Sander vitreus isolate 19-12246 chromosome 12, sanVit1, whole genome shotgun sequence, the following proteins share a genomic window:
- the lamc2 gene encoding laminin subunit gamma-2, with translation MKSGWVSLCGLLAALCAAQATYTHFTTVRCDCNGRSRYCLRDAVGLHCVDCQGNTEGRHCERCKAGFYLAGAPLSCTPCLCNPTGSVAATCDSRGRCSCKEGVTGEKCDRCPDGPIGPDGCSQRRQPREDSGSRPCFCYGHSSQCSAQSGYSVHSITSTFADGPDGWKAATDQGVTPDDVHFRWSPSHQDLEVISKNSLPVYLYAPAPYLGNQLLSFGQNISFSLRLDRGVRHPSTNDVILEGGGLRVSASLGELRSIVPCGQKINYSFRLDEGPGSRWRPQLSSSQFQTLLQNLTAIKIRATFGQDGRGYLDNVQLVSARRGGAGVPAGWVQTCRCPPGYEGEFCERCSAGFRWRTPADGAFSVCERCSCRGGSCDPQTGDCYSGDETPGEPSCAEGFYRDPWQEHSCVKCPCPDGESCSIAAGSLEPRCDRCPTGATGPRCDVCQEGYHGNPSGIGGVQRPCRPCRCNGHIDVSVAGSCDRRSGECLKCRNNTAGRSCEECQPGFYHGHAADACKPCSCDVLGSESRQCDDAGRCRCRPGFEGLKCQRSNCPACFSPIKKKMEAYAAKLKELEILFSKMDGGLKPADSAEMEAALRATEEMVDDLQYEAEMLTGSEKNLQGRLASISRSQLAEEQDIQNIADTADDIKRRQQTYRAKVAEVQSLMEEMRRELNEAKAQLRLAEIPLGDAPLSSNLLSSLVQTATSLADKHETKADAVERSANEALSDSEKSLALVRTLMNRENKVKELIGDLKTMYDKNSAAVKGLENQATRLSTEAGNESKMADGMLKDIANMERSIPSSLKGQVDAMVSRLDDVKKSVDADISGIGALQDGVQRDKAATEELLAKGKTAQKEFDKLSNRVDIAKVNTEDALRRINSNTNELDDALNTLRGFDQQIDGGKALADAAIKRLPGISTVIQRAVDSNAKTISVLGDVSGDYDAALGTINVLENLVNGLEGTIGSLPSHADLLKDATKLNNEAKDLKTTAMDTAADLASELDAGRTLEAVAKQAAVGATGAFNNAKQTRDAVGKTLRDISSMLANMNQNGGTVDEKQLKQLEDSVAGAQRDVEGRLRPRLRDMEAQEAAHLRRLATMDQDITMILADITNLEDILQAIPNGCFNSPPIEEP, from the exons atGAAGAGCGGCTGGGTTTCACTCTGCGGGCTCCTCGCTGCACTTTGTGCCGCCCAGGCCACCTACACACACTTCA CGACAGTTCGTTGTGACTGCAATGGGAGATCTCGGTACTGCCTTCGGGACGCCGTGGGCCTGCACTGTGTCGACTGCCAGGGAAACACAGAAGGCCGCCACTGTGAGCGCTGCAAGGCCGGCTTCTACCTGGCGGGGGCGCCACTGAGCTGCACGCCCTGTCTCTGCAACCCAACAG GTTCTGTCGCTGCCACATGTgacagcagggggcgctgcagCTGTAAAGAAGGCGTCACCGGAGAGAAATGCGACCGCTGCCCAGATGGACCGATCGGACCCGACGGCTGCTCGCAAAG ACGCCAGCCCAGAGAGGATTCTGGGAGTCGGCCCTGTTTCTGTTACGGTCACAGCAGCCAGTGTTCGGCACAGTCCGGTTACTCCGTCCACAGCATCACCTCCACCTTCGCCGATG gtCCGGACGGCTGGAAGGCTGCGACCGATCAGGGCGTTACCCCCGACGATGTCCACTTCCGCTGGTCACCGAGCCACCAGGACCTGGAGGTGATCTCCAAAAACAGCCTGCCGGTCTACCTGTACGCTCCAG CTCCGTACCTGGGGAATCAGCTGCTGAGTTTCGGTCAGAACATTTCCTTCTCTCTGCGTCTGGACCGCGGCGTCCGACACCCGTCCACCAACGACGTCATCCTGGAAGGCGGCGGCCTCCGAGTGTCCGCCTCGCTGGGAGAGCTGCGATCCATCGTCCCCTGTGGACAGAAGATCAACTACAGCTTCAG ACTGGACGAGGGTCCTGGCAGCCGGTGGAGGCCTCAACTTTCCTCCTCTCAGTTCCAGACACTTCTCCAGAATCTCACCGCCATCAAGATCCGGGCAACGTTTGGCCAAGACG GCCGTGGTTACCTTGACAACGTGCAGTTGGTGTCGGCGCGGCGTGGGGGGGCCGGCGTCCCGGCCGGCTGGGTTCAGACCTGCCGCTGCCCGCCGGGTTACGAGGGCGAGTTCTGCGAGCGGTGCTCAGCGGGCTTCAGATGGCGGACGCCGGCCGACGGCGCCTTCAGCGTCTGCGAGCGCTGCAGCTGCAGAGGAGGAAGCTGCGACCCACAGACCGGAGACTGTTACTCTGGAGACGAGACGCCCGGAGAGCCCAGCTGCGCCGAAGGTTTTTACCGGGACCCCTGGCAGGAGCACAGCTGCGTGAAGTGTCCCTGTCCGGACGGAGAGTCCTGCTCGATTGCCGCCGGCTCTCTGGAGCCACGATGTGACCGCTGCCCAACCGGAGCCACcg GTCCTCGCTGTGACGTGTGTCAGGAGGGTTACCATGGAAACCCATCAGGAATTGGCGGCGTGCAGCGGCCCTGCCGGCCCTGCCGCTGTAACGGCCACATCGACGTCAGCGTGGCGGGAAGCTGCGACCGCCGCAGCGGAGAATGTCTCAAGTGTCGGAACAACACAGCGGGGCGGAGCTGTGAGGAGTGTCAGCCAGGTTTCTACCACGGACACGCCGCAGACGCCTGCAAAC CGTGCAGCTGTGACGTTCTGGGCTCTGAGTCTAGACAGTGTGACGATGCAGGTCGCTGCCGGTGCAGACCGGGCTTCGAGGGTCTGAAGTGCCAGAGGTCCAACTGTCCCGCCTGTTTCAGCCCCATCAAGAAAAAG ATGGAGGCTTACGCTGCCAAACTGAAGGAGCTGGAGATTCTGTTCTCCAAAATGGACGGAGGTTTGAAACCAGCCGACAGCGCTGAGATGGAGGCGGCTCTGAGAGCAACCGAGGAGATGGTGGACGACCTGCAGTATGAGGCCGAGATGCTCACAG GATCAGAGAAGAACCTGCAGGGCCGCCTGGCTTCCATCAGCAGGAGTCAGCTGGCCGAGGAGCAAGACATCCAGAACATCGCCGACACAGCGGACGACATCAAACGCCGACAGCAGACATACAGGGCGAAGGTGGCGGAGGTTCAGAGTCTGATGGAGGAGATGAGACGCGAACTAAACGAGGCCAAGGCCCAACTCAGATTAGCC GAGATTCCTCTCGGAGATGCTCCACTGAGTTCAAACCTGCTTTCCTCTCTGGTGCAGACAGCTACAAGTCTGGCTGATAA ACATGAGACGAAGGCAGACGCCGTGGAGCGAAGCGCCAACGAAGCTCTGAGTGACTCCGAGAAGAGTCTGGCCCTGGTCCGAACTCTCATGAACAGAGAGAACAAAGTCAAAGAGCTGATCGGAGATCTGAAAACCAT GTATGATAAGAATTCAGCCGCGGTGAAGGGTTTGGAGAACCAGGCCACCCGGCTGAGCACTGAGGCCGGAAACGAGAGCAAGATGGCCGACGGCATGCTGAAAGACATCGCCAACATGGAGCGAAGCATCCCGTCATCCCTGAAG GGGCAGGTGGACGCCATGGTTTCCAGGTTGGACGATGTGAAGAAGTCGGTGGATGCGGACATCTCCGGGATCGGGGCGCTGCAGGACGGCGTGCAGCGAGACAAGGCCGCCACTGAGGAACTGCTGGCAAAGGGCAAGACCGCCCAAAAG GAGTTCGACAAGCTGTCCAACAGAGTCGACATCGCCAAGGTCAACACAGAGGACGCTCTGCGACGCATCAACAGCAACACCAACGAGCTGGACGATGCCCTGAACACCCTGagag GGTTCGACCAGCAGATCGACGGAGGTAAAGCTCTGGCCGACGCCGCCATCAAGCGTCTCCCCGGCATCAGCACCGTCATCCAGCGGGCCGTGGACAGCAACGCTAAGACGATCTCCGTCCTGGGAGACGTGTCTGGAGATTACGACGCGGCGCTGGGAACCATCAACGTGCTGGAGAACCTGGTCAATGGTCTGGAG GGAACAATTGGATCTTTGCCGTCTCATGCCGATCTGCTGAAGGACGCCACGAAACTGAACAACGAGGCAAAGGATCTGAAGACGACGGCAATGGACACAGCTGCAGACCTGGCCTCCGAGCTGGACGCTGGCCGGACGCTGGAGGCCGTCGCCAAGCAg GCAGCCGTTGGAGCGACAGGAGCTTTCAACAACGCCAAACAGACCCGAGACGCTGTGGGAAAAACACTGCGAGACATCAGCAGTATGCTGGCTAACATGA aCCAGAATGGCGGCACTGTGGATGAGAAGCAGCTGAAACAGCTGGAGGACTCTGTGGCCGGCGCTCAGAGGGACGTGGAGGGCCGCCTGAGGCCCCGGCTCCGGGACATGGAGGCGCAGGAGGCGGCCCATCTCCGCCGGCTGGCCACCATGGACCAGGACATCACCATGATCCTGGCAGACATCACTAACCTAGAGGACATCCTGCAGGCCATCCCCAATGGCTGCTTCAACAGCCCGCCCATCGAGGAGCCCTGA